A part of Methanomassiliicoccales archaeon genomic DNA contains:
- a CDS encoding 30S ribosomal protein S24e codes for MKFEIESKKQNLLQKRWEVRFKVEHVGAATPKRDELRQKVAEAMNSKKELVIIDNTSTETGSGISHGYAKVYETIEGVKRSEKNYMLVRHGLAEKKAKTAGAKSAKK; via the coding sequence TTGAAGTTTGAGATAGAGAGCAAGAAGCAGAACCTGCTCCAGAAAAGGTGGGAGGTCAGATTCAAGGTCGAGCATGTTGGGGCCGCTACCCCAAAGAGGGACGAGCTACGTCAGAAGGTGGCTGAGGCGATGAACTCCAAGAAAGAGCTCGTAATTATCGACAACACCTCGACCGAGACAGGTTCGGGCATAAGCCATGGATATGCAAAGGTCTATGAGACCATCGAAGGCGTAAAAAGGTCTGAGAAGAACTATATGCTCGTCCGTCATGGGCTTGCTGAAAAAAAGGCCAAGACCGCCGGCGCGAAATCTGCGAAGAAGTGA
- a CDS encoding DNA-directed RNA polymerase, subunit E'' has translation MKILKACKNCSFITEEDVCPLCGNQTSKEWQGYVIIIDHTRSEIAKRMGINVNGKFALKVR, from the coding sequence TTGAAAATATTGAAGGCCTGTAAGAACTGCAGCTTCATCACAGAGGAGGATGTATGCCCTCTTTGTGGTAATCAGACCTCGAAGGAATGGCAGGGATATGTCATAATCATCGACCACACCAGGTCGGAGATAGCAAAAAGGATGGGCATAAATGTCAACGGCAAGTTCGCACTCAAGGTGCGCTGA
- a CDS encoding DNA-directed RNA polymerase produces the protein MYLLTQRENVVRIPPEMLGEELDSIVHQLARESYEGRIEGDSLTVMVQNIVPVGPGRIVHGDGAVYQTVRFDALVFRPQNQEVIEGEVVEVIKFGAFVRFGPLDGLLHISQVMDDRIDIDDAGQRLIGKDTKRDIKLKDKVRSRIVSISLNERNPRESKIGLTMRQSGLGKFEWLAEERAKKAEKQEEKGAAA, from the coding sequence ATGTATTTGTTGACACAACGTGAGAACGTTGTCCGAATTCCTCCAGAGATGCTCGGCGAGGAACTCGATTCCATCGTTCATCAATTGGCCCGAGAGTCGTATGAAGGGAGGATAGAAGGTGATTCGCTCACAGTAATGGTGCAGAACATCGTCCCAGTTGGACCTGGCAGGATAGTCCACGGAGATGGGGCGGTATATCAGACGGTCCGATTCGACGCATTGGTCTTCCGTCCACAGAACCAAGAGGTCATCGAAGGAGAGGTCGTAGAGGTCATCAAGTTCGGGGCCTTCGTGCGTTTCGGACCTCTTGATGGATTGTTGCATATCAGCCAGGTAATGGATGATCGCATAGACATAGACGATGCGGGACAGAGATTGATCGGAAAGGACACGAAACGTGACATCAAGTTAAAGGACAAGGTACGGTCGAGGATCGTCTCCATATCTTTAAATGAGCGCAACCCAAGGGAAAGTAAGATAGGATTGACCATGAGACAGTCCGGTCTAGGCAAGTTCGAGTGGCTGGCCGAGGAACGAGCGAAAAAAGCTGAAAAGCAAGAGGAGAAGGGGGCAGCTGCTTGA
- a CDS encoding GTP-dependent dephospho-CoA kinase family protein, with translation MSTASSHSRCAELRVPVNGWKLPEKMRRVLSMPFGELMTESEAMAAAKRCSKVVSVGDVVSLALVQNGILPHVAIYDNMTERVPMTAFEHSAKNLPGKNVKVRNPPGMITPEMVSAVSKAMYSAHPTRIRVDGEEDLAGLVCAAIAPDSTCLVYGLPGKGIAVVEVDEKVRDNAKRMIYEMEESV, from the coding sequence ATGTCAACGGCAAGTTCGCACTCAAGGTGCGCTGAGCTCCGTGTGCCCGTCAATGGCTGGAAGCTTCCAGAAAAAATGAGAAGGGTGCTGAGCATGCCGTTTGGAGAACTGATGACCGAATCTGAGGCGATGGCAGCTGCAAAAAGATGTTCAAAGGTCGTCAGTGTAGGGGATGTTGTATCCCTCGCATTGGTCCAGAACGGCATTCTGCCTCATGTTGCGATCTACGACAATATGACCGAGAGGGTGCCCATGACGGCATTCGAGCACAGCGCAAAGAACCTTCCAGGTAAGAACGTCAAAGTGCGCAACCCTCCGGGAATGATAACCCCAGAGATGGTCTCTGCAGTATCAAAGGCCATGTACTCAGCCCATCCCACAAGGATAAGGGTGGATGGGGAGGAGGACCTGGCGGGTCTTGTCTGTGCCGCCATTGCGCCGGACAGTACGTGCCTTGTGTACGGGCTGCCGGGAAAAGGGATAGCGGTCGTAGAGGTTGACGAAAAGGTAAGGGACAACGCTAAACGCATGATATACGAAATGGAGGAATCAGTTTGA